Part of the Paenibacillus sp. YPG26 genome, CTCTCCTTCCAATTCATGTATCACATGATCAATAAATTGCAGTTCTTTCTCAATCAGACTCAGCGGATGAAGAAACAGCACCCGAACATGCAGCGGAAGCCCTTGTCCGCCTTGAGCTTCATATTTCTCCTCTAGCTGGAGTGACGTATTGCTCAAAAAATGATGCCGCTCCCTGAGTGCCTCCTTGGCCTTCTCTTTAGGAATAAAAGGCAGCGCGGCTAGGCCGAGATCAAATCGAATGTCTCGCTCGCGTGTGGATGATAAGCAGTCCATCACTTCACCCTGCATGATTTGCCGCCCGTCCTCAGTAATTGTAAATTTGACGGGTAATGGTCCCTTCCCCATTTTCCCACCCAAGTCCTCGGATCGGATCAGCCGCTTTTCATTCAACTTTTGCAAGCCCGTATAGATAGAAGTGGTCCCAATCTTGGTCCATGCCCGGTAGCCTCTCTGGTCGATGAGCTTATTGATCTCATATCCGGACAATCGTTCTGTCTCTGCAATAATTTGCAGCAGCACTAATTCAACGGTTGTAAGCTTACTCACAAGTCTCCTCCATCCACTCAGACACTTAATATTCCACATGTGTAACATTACATAACTGAAATTAAAAAGCAACCTATTTTTTCCCATCATACAGGTGAGAATGCCTTAGAACTTCCAGGCTCCGCACCAGCTTATCCTAAGGCCTGCGCCATCTTCTGGTTATGGAAGGTACATCCCTACCCTCGCTTGAAGACTTGCCCGAACCTCCTCCGGCATCTCCCTAACCTTGATATCCCCACCCAGAAACAGCAGCCAGCTTGTGATTTCGTTCAATTCTTCGGATCTGTCAACATCGATATAAGTCCTAAGTATGGCTGTGGTTTGGTAGGGATTCGTATAGGAAATAGTGATCTTTAGAGGATGGTACTTTCTAAATTGGGCAATGGCCTTAGGACCAAGCTCAAGGACGAGGTTGATTACCTCCTCCCGCTTACTCAGTTGTTCCAAAATCTTTTTCCTGCTTAATCTCTTCTTGGAAGGGTACGGTTCTACATCGGTAAGATTGTCGACAGGGAAGATCCGCCTCTTCTCTTCCTCCAAATCAAAGCCCTCCACCAGCCATACGCTTTTCTCACGATAGAGGTGCAGGAGATAAATCGGACAAGACTGTATGTCATTTCCCTCCGTAAGGGTCACTTGCAGATAGTTGTCTGAGAGTAGAATCTGGATAAGCCTCTCCAGCATCGGATGTGGAAGGTCCGACAGGTCAAGCAGGTCGGGATTATTGGGGTTGGTGCCTTCAAATAACAGGATTTGATTCAAGACAACAAGATCATCCTGCTGGTTCTCCGAGATCAGTCCAAGCAGCTTCTCAGCCAAGGACTGACGACTCTTGAGATAAGGAAGCTGTTGATTTCTTGTAGCCATGAAGGCTATAAAGAGAGCTTTGATCTCATTATCGGTGAAGCGGACCGAGGGAAGGACGGAATTACTCATGACAAAATACCCTCCATCCCTTCCCACTTCAGCTACCAGCGGCACTCCCATAGCCTCAATCTCTCTAATATCTCTAATCGCGGTTGAACGGGAGATATTGAATTCCCGCATGATTTCAGAAATAGTGAAATGGGCACGGTTGTTGATGTACCGCATCATGATATTGATCCGTTCAACTTTCTTCATCAGGGCCTCCTAAACAGTATCATTTTTTGACACAATTTAAGGTTATTATAAACCCATCAAGTGAATGACACATCATTTAAAATATCTAAGAAAAGGAAGGTTTGATCACAATGGCACAATATAATTTGGTTGAAAAAGACAGCTTTACCGTATTAGGAATCGGAACGGAGCTCAAAAGCGCTTATACCGACTATGCGGGCATCAACAAGGAAAAAGCGGACTTCTGGACGGCCGCCGAACAGAATGGCAGGCTGGACACCTTGAAATCTATTGCGGTAAATGACTACATTTTTGCCGTGAGCGAAGCGGTGAATAACAAGATGATGTATTATGCCGGTGTTATGACCGAAGCGTCAGTGCCGTGGGAATCAAGACTTATCCAGTTCCCTAAGGGGGAATACCTGGTTGTTGAAGGCGAAGCGAAGACAGCAGAAGAGCTCAGCAATCAGCTGGCCGGAATTGCCTTTGGTCAAGTCCTGCCGGAGGCAAGCCACATTGCATATGTTGGAGGGCCGAATGCGGCGGTGGAAATGGGGCGGCGGAACGGCCAGGTATTCGGTGAAATGTGGATCCCAGTTGTAAGAAAATAAACTAGCTGTACCATCAATCACAGAACTCTAAGGAGGAATAGCAGTGTCCGACATCGTTGATTTCAAAAATGTATCTACGGTGGGGCTGGAATCCTCACCCGTATCCGAAGCGCTTGCCGGGCTGCGGGCTAATGAGGCCCGTTACTTCATGAACAAGTACAAGCATGAGTTTGTAGTCGTACCCGCAAGCGAGAGTCAGGAGAACCTGGATTACGTGAATCGGATTTTAAAAGATGAACGTGATATCCAGTTCGCGGCGAAGCCATTACAAACATCCCGTTTTCAGGTGGAAAACATTCAATTCACCTACGTCTTCTACGAAGATGGGCTTGCGATCAATGTGATGTATACGGTGGATGACCCTAAGAAGCGGGCCGTTGGTTTTAAGCTGTCTGAGGGGATGGAAATACCCCGGGAGTTGGAGGGGAAGTTCAAGTTCGCCAGACAGAAGTCCAAATTAGCTGGCACGATCCGGGGCTCGTTCTTTGTAATCAAAGGAGAGTACTAAGGCCTGCCCTCTGCGTGGATGGTGAAAAGTGTCTTCAAATCGCAAACAGCACCTCTCCAATTATGGAGGGGTGCTGTTAGTCTTTTGCAGGAGCTAGCTATGTCTGCCGGCCAATACCCCCCCATCAACAGGCAGGATGGTTCCTGTAATCCAGCTTGCCTCGTCACTCGCCAGGAAAAGAATAGCGGATACCATGTCCCGGGGCTGACCAATTCTCCCCAGCGGATGGAAGGCGTTAAAGCTATCCAGCACCGTTCTCAACTGATCCTCAGGAACAAAGCTCTCGTAGACGGGCGTCTCCACCACAGCGGGAGCAACGGTATTGACACGGATCTGGTCCTTGGCGAATTCAATGGCCAGATTGCGTGTCAAAGCATGTCTTCCCGCCATAGCGGCCGAGTATGCGCTTGAAGGCGTTGCGCCGATGGCCTGCTCCGCCCACATGGAACCTACCGAGACGATGGCTCCCCCACCGCGCTTGATCATCTCCGGTATAACCGCTTGTGCGGCGAAGAAGGTTCCTTTTACAATGGTATCCGTATAAGAGTAGAAGTCCTCCTCCGTATGCGCCAGGAACGGGGTAGGCTTGAAAATGCCTGTACTGGAGATGAGTATGTCGATTCCCCCGAATCTCTTGACGGCTTCCTCTGCGATGCTCTTGGAGGTATCAAGATGTCTTATATCCCCTGCGACAGCAAGAACGTGTTCCCCTGAAGGATCAATCTCCGCCGCCGCGGCCAGCAATACCTGCTCACGCCGGCCATTAATTACGACATTCGCGCCCAGCTTCACTAACTCTATAGCTGCCGCCTTCCCCATACCGCTTCCGCCACCTGTAATGACAGCCACTTTACCTTGAAAATTCATAGTTTTATTTGCTCCTTTTTGTTTTATTTACCTACTAATAGGTAGATTATATTTAGAAAATAACGGCTCTAGTTAAGGAACTAAAGCCGTTATTAATTCTTCGGCGATGACGTCATACTTGCCGATCTCCTTGAAGCTTCGTGCAAGCAGCTGTGCGCCTTGGAGCGCGGCAAGAAATTTATGGGCTTCCGCCTGCGCCGTTCCCTTGAAGGTCAGCGTTCCAGCCTGCAATCCACGATCCATGACCTGCTCCAGCCAGGTGAGATTGGTGGCAAAGTACCCGGTAAGCTCTCCCTGTACTTCTTCAGGCAGCGTAACATAATCGGCACCATACATCACACCCAGACAGAGCCGGAAATCCTGCGAAGGGCCCGCCTTATAGAGCAGTGTGAATTGGCGCAGCCTCTCCAGATCGTCTTGTGTCCCCGCATCAATTTGGGCCAGAGCATCAACGAAGCCGCGATGATACCGCACTACTAATGCCTCTCCCAAATCCGCTTTGTTAGGGAAATGATAATGAATGCTCGCCTTGCGAATACCGATCTCCTTCGAGATGTCGGCATAACTAAATGCATTGAAGCCTACGGATTGAACCAGCAGCTGTGCCGTGTCTAAAATTTGATCCACTGTGTTAGTATTCATACCCACATATTACCTACCAGTAGGTAGAATGTCAAGGATTACTTACATTGTGCTAACATCAATCACAAATCGATACTTCACATCTGAAGCTAACACTCGTGTATAGGCTTCGTCAATCTGGTCAGCGGAGATTACTTCGATCTGAGGTACAATACCGTGCTCCGCACAGAACTCCAACATTTCCTGCGTCTCACGGATGCCTCCGATCATCGAACCCGCAAATGAACGGCGATGACCGATGAGGGACATTACATTCAGCGACAATGGCTCCCCAGGGGCGCCGACGTTCACCATAGTACCATCAAGAGTAAGAAGTGAGAAATAAGCGTCAAGGTCGATACTCGCACTTACCGTGTTAATGATGAGATCAAATCGTCCGGCAAGCTGTTCAAATGTATCCGGTTCGCTCGTAGCATAGTAGTGATCCGCGCCAAATTGCAGGCCATCGTCCTTTTTCTTCAGGCTTTGGGACAGAACGGTTACCTCAGCTCCCATAGCATGTGCAATTTTGACAGCCATGTGACCCAGACCGCCCATGCCCACGACTGCTACTTTCTTGCCTGGACCAGCGCCCCAGTGTTTGAGCGGCGAATAGGTTGTAATCCCTGCGCACAGCAGTGGGGCAGCCGCGTCAAGCTCAATGTGATCTGGAATCCGGACTACAAAGCTCTCTGTTACGACAATGTGAGTAGAATACCCGCCTTGGGTAGGTTCCCCGTATTTGTCCACACCCGCGTAAGTAGGGACGATTCCTTTGAGACAGTACTGTTCTTGCCCTTTACGGCAGCTCTCACATTCGCCGCAGGAATCAACCATACAGCCTACTCCTACCCGGTCACCAACCTTGTATTTTGTAACCTCAGCTCCTACCTCCGTGACAATTCCCGCAATCTCATGACCTGGTACGAGGGGATAATTCACCGGCCCCCATTCCCCGTGAGCTGTGTGGATATCAGAGTGGCATATGCCGGCATATTTAATTTCAATTAGAACATCATGCAAATCAAGATCCCGTCGCTTAATTTCAGTCGCCCGAAACGTTTTGTCCGGACCATCAACAGCTCGTGCTTTGGCAGTTATCATAGTAAGACCTCCAAGAAAATTGTATTTTACGTACCATTTCCACACATGCATTATCCTGCTGCATCCTCATGTTAATCCCTAGAGTTAACTCTAAGTCAAGCGGTGAACAGCCACATTTTATTTTCGAACCAGGTGCCTTTGACTTCCAGTAAATGTCATGGTAGAATTCCTTTTGCGCTATAGAGTTAACTCGAAGTCTAGGATCTTGAGATTAGGAGATGCAGGATGAGAACGTATACGATCAGTGAAGTTGCACGAGAACTGAATCTTACCCCCTATACCTTGCGTTACTATGACAAGGAGGGGCTTATGCCTTACGTGGAACGGACAGCCAGCGGAGCCCGATTGTTCAGAGAATCCGATATTGGCGCCTTGAGAGTAATTGAATGTCTTAAATCCACCGGGATGCCGATAAGGGAAATTAAAAATTTTATTGATTGGTGTTCTGATGGGGATTCCACATTGCAGCAAAGGTACGACATGTTCATCGAACGCAAAGCTATTGTAGAAGCGCAGATGGAGGAACTAAAGAAGACCATGGAGGTCATCGAGCATAAATGCCTGTATTACCGGATAGCATTGGATGCTGGATCAGAGGAGATTCATAAGAATGCGATTGGAGCTCCCGTTGTCAATTAACAAAAAACCACCTGTACACTCAAATGGGTTACAGGTGGTTTGCTTATAGTGTTTGGTCTCGTTTTGTGTTTGTTTTCATAGGGTCAATTGCTCCGTTTGGCAGGATCTACACTGGTAATCAGCTAAAGGAATCGGTCCAAACTCTATAGTATCGGTCCACTATTGGTCCAAAATCGGTCCAAACTTTCATTTATCGGTCCACTATTGGTCCAAAATCGGTCCAAACCTTGTGGGACTAATCCATTTATTGGACCTATGGTTTCAATTTGTATTTACTTGCTCTTGCTCTGCCTTCTAAAACAATTATTTCATCATCTCTTAAACGCTGTAAAATGCGTTTACTGCTTGTAGATGAAAATCCACATAACCTTTCCACATCGGAACGAGTAATTACACCATTTTTCCTCAAATAATCAATAATCATTGTTTTAGCTTGTATTTCATCAAAATCCTTATCTTTTGTGTACTCAATATTATCATCTAAACTTTCATATACTCGATGAGTAAACATATATTTATTTCTAGCTTCCCTTTGGAGGATATTCCTCCTTTGACAAAGTTTTGTTAGAACATTTGCCGCCGATTGAGTTGTAATTTGTGCCACCTCTGCAGCCTTTCCTAGTGTAATAGTTTTATTAGATTTAACGTATTTTAAAATACAGATTTCAGAGACTGAAAACTCGCCGTTATTCTCTTCCTCTTTAGTAATAAACTTGAGAAATTCAATGTCCTCCAAACTGCTTCTTAAAGTTAAACTTACTGCTTCAGAATACAGGTTATATTCTGGAGCTGATTTCCCTAAGGAAAGCATATCCTTAAAAATGATATCTACACCTTGCCCAGAACGTTGTACATATTTTAATTTTTGAAGTGTTTCAGCAATCAATTTATTTCTCGGTGAGGAAGGATGCGTAATAATATTTGTACTATCAACCCCTGTTGGAAATGAACCGGGATTTTCAATGATTATTTCATTAGGAGAAAACTTAACAAAAATGGATGAATTACTTTCATAATCCCGGTGTGAGATCGCATTAAGTAGCGCTTCTTGAAAAACATTAATAGGATAATCTTGAACTTCTAATTTAAATAGCCCCATTTGAATATTTTTTATACCGTTTCTATCTTCAAAAAACTGCTGAATTCTATCTACAGATTGAATCAAAGGCATCTTCAATTCAAGTCGCTTACTATATTCGGTATGCCCATCATTATATGTAAGTAAAATTATTCCGCTTGTGGCATATATTTAGCAATTGCTTCTTTAGTTCCGATAAACAATAATCCTGCTACTGTTAAGTGAATATCATCACCTACAACATCTATCAAACGCAAATCCTTTAGAAAGGTAATATTATCTGATTGATATAAAGTAGAGTCCTTGTCACGGAATTGTATTTTCAGCTTTAAACGTTCCACCTCAGTAAAGTCAATATCATTTCTAGAAGATGGCTCAATAATTTTAGCGGAGTAGTCACCTTTATATCCTTTAATATTGTTTGATGAATATTCCGATGGATAAAATGGCTTTGTATTTTTCCCTAATCTCTTAAATACAACACCTTTTGAAGTAGCTACAATTTCAGGAGACTTAAGGATTGTTATTTTCAAAATATTCTTATCATCAATTTTAATTACCTCTATATCGGTAAAAAGCTTAGGTATAGTTTTGTCATATATGCTCTCAATGATACTTTGTTCTTCGTAATCAGTGCATCCGGTTATTTCGCCATTGTCCTCGACACCGACCAGTATAATACCACCGTCTGTATTAGCAAAGCCTACCGCTTCATTTGTTATAATGTTCAATAACTCTTTCTTATTTGCCTTAACCCAGCTTTTAAACTCTACATATTTAGTTTCTCCCTGTAGTATTACTTCTTTAATATCCACTTAACTACACCTCCTAACTCGATATACTTATTATATCAAGTTTAGAAGACAAAACGGAAATTAATACTTACCTACACAATAGATATAAGTCTCATTTAAGTGTGATTTGGTTCTCTACACTGCCTTTTATAACTGCAAACAGGCCATCCTTTATAAATGGCCTCTTCTTTGCGATATTTATTCAGAAGTGTATACCCTAATAAATCAGATAAGAGCGCCGCTAGCGGCGCTCTTATCGTTCATCTAGTATTGAACTTCCGTATATACCTGGAAGGTTATTCCGTATTTGTCCGTTACATCCCCGAATCCGGGGCTGAAGGGCTCTTCCTTAAACGGCATATTGACTTGACCACCCTGCCGTAAGGCTTCGAAGATTTGTTTGGATTTCTCCACTGTGTCTGTTGTAATACAGATAGTGACTCTTTTACCATTCGCAATAGGGGTACCCGCCGGGGCATCCGACAACATAAGCTCCGAGGCGCCAACTTGTATCTTGGCATGTGCTACAAGGTCCTTTAGATCGTCACTGAATGTACTCGGCATATCCGGCATGTCACCGTACGTGGCAAGCGAGAGCACTTTGGCACCGAGGGCTTGTTCATAGAACTGTATCGCTTCCTTTGCCTGTCCCTCCAGGGTGATATACGGGGTCAGCTGTACCGTCATGGGCTGCACCTCCTAAGACTCTTCCGTATATTTCTTGAAGTTATCCATAATCGCCTGCCAGCCCGCTTGCTGGAATTCAACCGGATGTGAACTTTCAGCGTCAAACGTCTCAACGACCTTCGTCTCGTTGCCTTGGCCCGCGAAGATGATCTCAACCTTTCTTCCGTCCCCCATGGTATATGAGATCAGTTCATGCTCTCTCACTTCGTCATAGACACCGCCCATATCAAATCCCATACTGCCATCCTTCGCTTCCATTCTGGTCAGGAAGCTGCCGCCGGGGCGCAAGTCATTCTCCGCCTTCGGCGCATGCCAGTCCTCGGAAGCCTGATTCCACTTCGTAATGTGCTCCGGCTCGGTCCAATAGCTCCATACTTTGTCAACAGGTGCCTGAATGACGGCCTGAACGGTTACTTTGGTCGGATTACTTGTTCCCATGTTAAAAGATCCCCTCTCACGATATCCTCATTTTTTGTGGTTCTCAATTATATAGACGTTGGCCGGATTCCAAATTCATCGGTGGATTTGCTCTGGCAGCCCGAATCTTATAAATAATTTGGTATTAATAAAATTTTGGACGTGGAGGATCTTCCCGTCTCTCATCTCAATCACGTGAATTCCCCAAGGGATCAGGACCGAAGGGTCCCCGGGACTCGGCATATACTGCGCATAAGCAGGATAGCCCCCGTTCACGGTTACCGGGAGGAAGCGGGAGCCCTCGCAGTGCCCGCGAGTCAGCGAGAAGAATTTGAACAAGTCGCCCGTACCTCGTACCCACATTTCGAATGGCGGCATCGACATACAGCCCTCTTCATGAAATAACGCGACAAGCGCGTCGATATCAAACTGCTCGAAGGCGTCGACATACCGTGATAACAGCTCACGATCAGGTTCTTCCTCCATCCTGCTGAGCTGATCCGAACGGAGCTGAGTTCGGTTCATCGTCTCTCTGGCCCTTTGCAGAGCGCTGTTCACAGCGGCAGGCGACATGCCTAAGGTGTCGGCGATCTGTCTGGATGGCCAGTCGAATACATCCTTCAGAATAAGAACGGCACGTTGGCGAGCAGGGAGGGTCTGCAGAAGTGCGATGAAGCAGAGCTGCAGCGTATCCTTACGAATAAGGGCCTCTTCGGGATTCTCTCCAAAATCAGGAGCAAGCCATATCCATGAGGACTCGGGCAGGGTCTCGCGGGGTTCGAGGATGGAGGCGGCCGGACCCGAGAGATCAACGGGCAGAATACGGCGTTTGGCTTGTCTCAGCTTATCCAGACATAAATTGGAGGCGATACGATAGATCCACGTCTTGTAAGACGATTCCTGCCTGAATGAGCTCCAGCCTTGCCATACACGGATATAAGTCTCTTGAACCGTATCATCTGCGTCATCGATGGATCCTAACATCCGGTAACAGAATGATGTTAACTCCGGCTTTAAATTCTCTAATATCTGCAGATCCATTGCCGTCTCGCTCATATTTGCCTCCTTTTGGCGGTTGAAATAGGTTGGACACATTTGGTCATAGTGTACCATAGCAGGAGGCGGAAATGCAGACATAAAGCCAGTTGCCGTGATTACTCCATTCGTCTGATAAACTGTTCGATTTGATCCATGTAACCCGGCACCGTGATGTGCCTGGGCGCGAATAGACTGATCATAAATGCCCTAAGCTCCGAATCCGCTGTCTTCTTGCTGAGCATCGAATGCTCCGCGTCCGGGAAGACCGCCACCGTCAGCAGTTCCGGCTTTACTTTATCGCGATATACACGCTCTGTCTCCTTCCAATCCACATGGATATCTTCTTCGCCTAGAAGCAGAAGTACGGGCGAATGAAAATGGCGGAGATCATCGGCAGCATCTGATAAGAAATTCTTACTCACAAATGTCCACCTGTCCTTCGACATTACGCTGCTTCCCTGCGCGATCGCAAGATATTCGTCATAGCCGGCCCCCGCGGCCAAAAGCTGCCGTACCTTGTCGTCATACTTCTTCTCAGCTTGAATGTCCTGCTCCGAATAACCGTCCTTCAGCATCTGCTCACGTGTATGATAGGCTCCTTGCCGCAGCCAGTTAATGGCGGGCGAGACCAGGATGCTGAAGGCGAGCCGCTCCTTCGCGGCAAGCTTAGGAATAACCCATCCTGCCTGGCTGGCTCCCCACACACCGACCCTGTCCGGGTCGATCAAAGGGTTCTTCCGGGCCCAGGCAATCGCCTCGCGGGCCTCCTCTACCCGATCATCCATGCTCTGGTCTAACCAGCTTCCCTCGGAGCCGCCGATCCCCCTTTTATCCAGGGACAAGGAGGCATAACCCAGCTTGGCCAGCCGCTCCCATAGCGGCTTGTACCCGTCATCGTGGGTTGCATTAACTGCTCCATCGCCATGGATGAACAGGACGAGACCCAGCTTGCCCGCAGCTTCTCCCGGCAGCACCAAAGTACCCGTCAGCTTACCTCCGGCTGATTGGATCTCGACTCTCTGCTCTTCCATGTCAAATTGGTTCTGGTCCACAATGTAGACGCCCGTACCTCCTATAAGCAGCACAATGATCATCACATAGATCAAAATTTTCTTCCTTCTCATTGAATCTCCACTCCCCCTATCCTCTGCACCATATACTCCCACTTCGATTCGCTGAATAACAGATGCAATAGAAGCCGGCTCTCCCGGGAATGCGTCTGGAATGACAGCTGCTCGTATAGCTGCTTGGCACGCGGGTTGCTGCCAGAGACATGCAGGCTCAGGCGATCCAGCTCCGGATCCAGCTCCACGACCTGCCGTGCCCACTGCACAAGAAGCCTGCCAACGCCCTTGCTTCGCTGGTCCGAACGGACAACAAGATCTGCGATATAGCATTCGCCTGGTCCCGGTTGATGCTCCAGTGCATAGAGGCCGATCATCATCTTGACCAGGCTCCATCTGCCAGATTGGCTGAAAGTCCGCCAGGATGGCAGCCTTTGCTTTTGCTTTTTCAGTTGCAGCTGCGGCTGCTCTTGGCTCTGCTCTTGGCTCTGCTCTTGGCTCTGCTCTTGGCTCTGCTCTTGGCTCTGCTCTTGGAACTGCCCTTGGCTCTGCTCCACCTGCTGCTTCTCCTCTTGCTCCACCTTCAGCCCCAGCTTACTCCTGCCCCCGCTCGTGATATCACTAGCCGGTCTCCATTTCATCGCTATGCTTCCGATCACCTCTCCCTGCCAGAGAGCGATCATTCTCTGAGTGAACGGCTCATCCGGGACGTACTCCAGCACCTTTTCGAAAAATAGAGCCAGATCGTTCTCATGCATGTTCGTCAGCCTATGAAA contains:
- a CDS encoding GNAT family N-acetyltransferase, whose protein sequence is MSAYPITIEPMQARYNGQVGRLLAQAFHGKFHRLTNMHENDLALFFEKVLEYVPDEPFTQRMIALWQGEVIGSIAMKWRPASDITSGGRSKLGLKVEQEEKQQVEQSQGQFQEQSQEQSQEQSQEQSQEQSQEQPQLQLKKQKQRLPSWRTFSQSGRWSLVKMMIGLYALEHQPGPGECYIADLVVRSDQRSKGVGRLLVQWARQVVELDPELDRLSLHVSGSNPRAKQLYEQLSFQTHSRESRLLLHLLFSESKWEYMVQRIGGVEIQ